CATCCCATCCGTCCGGATACTGTTACTGCTACTAGTTTCATCTGGGTACTCATTGGCAGAAAAGTCAGCAGCATTGCTGTCGTACTCATCGTCTTTGCGATGGTCAGGATATAAGTACAACTCAGGATCGATAGCCCCTTGCTCGTCCAGGAGAAAGTCgtcataatttttttgcaGGGCGTCGTAAAGTAACAGTTCAGCTTTATTAACGGCCACACTGCGGTTAGCCAGCGACTcaccaaaagaaagaacataATCATGGTACGTCCCTTCGCGGTGCCGCTTTCGCTCCGACCTGAAGGCAAAATAAGGCTTCACACAAGAGACCGCAGTTGATTCTCCATCGTCATCATCCGTTATGCGCAGATTACCAAATCCAAACACGTCATCCTCCTTCATGTTTTTgtccccttcttcttcgttCACTTCGCCCACAGCGTCAGCCGCTGCACCCTTGTCAAGGATATATACCGACCAGCTTCCCTCACTGTCAATCGCCACTGAATCTCCAGGACCGACTAACACATCACCAACGATAGAAGAGACCGGAACTACACCCACTTCACCCGATTTTTTCCCTACAACTTGGCAATCCATCACCAGGTTTCCCTGGGCATCCCACAcccgctcaacagacaaagcGGTATTCGAAGGCAGAACCGCAGAATTCGCCAGAGCATAAGTCTTATCATCCCCTGCTGCGCCGCACGCGCCACGTTcgagcaaacgaaaaaaaagcactcgTCGCTGACACTCATCTTCCACGCTACCCGACGCACGTGGTGTCGGCGGTGCATCCAACGCATCATTCTTCGTGTTATTAGACGCGTCGCAGCCGACCCTCACACCTCGGCTTGAATCCAGGCGCACACGCAGTAGTGGTGGGGCCACTAACTCACCACTCTCACTTGCGGTGCACCTCGAACGTTTTATGCGCATGATGATCCCCTGAGATCCTACTGTCGGAGGGAGCACACGCATAACCTCGTTCATCTTTAAGTGTGCGACTACGCACTACCTCACAAAGCAGTGGAAAGGGGCGGTTATGCAAGAAGGggtgaaaagaagggggattggagaagagaaaaaacgaaGATGCGGGGGGAAAGGCTCCTAGCGCATCGGTGGGAGAGGcacgaaatggaaaaattGCAGTACACATAGCAAAACGGAGATACCCACCTAACAACGGTATGGTGGTTGTGGGGAAATCTTTATGAGCATAAACACacgcgaaaagaaagaaagaggaaagcgaTGGATTTGTTACAGCTGGAAATTGACCTCCCCGTAACCCAAGCGCCGCCCAATACAACTGCTACTGTTCCAAGTATTTGTCTGCTTTGAATCGTGGATCCGTACGGCATATTTAATCCGCCAAGGACATGTGAATTTGAGAGCCACATACGGGGACCACGGAGTAAACACGTACTGACTAACCCActacaaggaaaaagaaaaacatttagcattaaaaagggaaggtaaggTAACATACGAGGCAGGGGGTATGCACAGAGCGAATAGCAATACAGCACATCGAGTTGCTGTACAAAATCCCAACGTGCCAGCCGATTCATCTCTTCCGCACCACCATCACATCAACACCGGTATCCATGAGGAACGCTGACACGCACTCGCTCACCCACACGAAGTCCCCGTCTTTGTCTCTCGCTCCGCTTCACTTcgctttttcccttccacgGAGACACTCGGCTAACTATGCCACAAACTTACTTACAGTGCCAGCAAATGTTGGACCGTCAATTAGTACTCGTACTGAAAATATAACGGACTCTCTCTAGGCCTGCGTGCGCGCCGAAGGGCAACTGCAGAAAGAAGTAGTAGAATAAACCCACAAGCCATCAACGCACCAACCGTTGCTGGAAGGGCTGGTCGGGTGTCCTCTACAATCCTCGACCCGCACGTGTCTCTATAGATGTTCGATTCGCCGCACACCGGGGAGCAATACAACTTCGGCCACGTAATCTCCTCCAGAGTTATCGGGTCGAGCATCACATGGCCGTCGCGGGACACAAGGTAACAAACGTGTGGCCGGATCCCAGGGATGTGCCTCGTTGCATTACTAAAACAGCACCTCCCCTTTTCGAAGCCAGAGCATTTGTAATTCGCCTGGATGTTGCAAATGAGCTCAGGTTGCTCCTGCACAGCCTCGCGCCACACCCCCGAAAGCATTGTATCCAAAGGAAGGATGTCCATcaacaaaaggagaaacaaaagaccCAAGGACAGCACCGGTACCGCTGACGCCATGAGCATCACTGAGAATAGCATCGATGGCATCTTCGACTTGAAGTACACTGAGAAAATGCCGACGACTCCCAGTAAAAGGTTGAACACACCAGTACAAAGCAGAACGACCTTGAAGAGTGACCAGTGATCGCCCCAATTTACCGCCGTCGAAAACAGACCCCACACCACAAACGGTAAACATAGGGTCGCACCAAGTAATATAAAGAAGAACGAAAAGCACGAGGAACAGCAACAGTACACCCCACAGGAACGACAGCAACCGCTTTctacctcctcctcctcgacTTGTACATACATGCTGCTCGACCAATAATCATCATTCCTAAACGCGTACGCGTCTGGCCCCCGCACATAGCCTTGGGCCGGCTCGGTCTGATCAAGCAGTTTTCCTCCGGCCATGCTGCGCGCCTTTCCGTTATCCCTCTCACGTTCAGTACCTTTTCTTCAACGTGTAGGTGGCCTTTCAACCTCGACAGCTGTtacagcaaaaaacaaatcggTTGCAACCGAGTTCGCTCACTACCTTCACGCTCACtacggaaagaaggaaaaaagtgaatgcaGACGTAGGCAGGTGTAGGCAGTTGTgtcacaacacacaaaaacgggaagaaacaaagtcgCAGAAGATCCCGCGTACCAGCACTCCACCCCAACCCCCTTTAGCATCGGGCGTTCTGTACAGTCTGGAGGCGAGATCGCATGCAACAACCTCTCAGACCACCTTATTCGCCGCTCCCAATTCAGTTCCGCAAAATATGCCCGAAATATCTAAACCAAATGGCTCGGGAGCGCACCGCTTCGGAGATGTACACCTCCCCTCCCACCCATACCTTATTCAATCACTCCATAAGAGGCAGTCATGTTCCCTTGTGAAGTACTCTCGTATTCAGCATCCCATTCATACTGGTATTTCGCGCTTTCCTTACAGTATGAGACCACAAGGACACAATAGGGGCTGCGACTTAACACATTATCGCCCATGTGGAACATGCGATAGGGATTTAGCTCCTCTTGAGACGCAGCCGCGCCCTCTGGTGGCTCCGGACCCCGTCCCATTTCCGCGCCGCACATGCTCCTTCCGTTACCCTCACTCACAGGGTAAACCATCACACGTAGCTTTCGTGCTGAACGTTCATTGCTTTGAAAATTGAGACGAAAGCGAAGGTAGACACGTGTTGGTGGCGTACAACGGCTGTTAGCACCCCCGCCAAAGCGTTGCAAGATGGATGTTCTCTCAGCCACTTTATCGATGACATGCTTGGCAGCCTCAGCCACCTCCTGCAATAGTTTTTCTTCAGCTTCCGATTCTGCCTGGGTTGCGTCCTTTTCGTTGGTAAAGTTTTCCAGAATGGAGGGCCACTGCACGCCGAGGTGAAAGCGAAGCTGCTTCCGGCTCTGATAATAAAGGAACTGCGGTTCATTGACTGTTCCATACACACGTAACGTACCATCCGCAAACCTGCCGGACGCACCCTTCTCTGAGGACACAGGCGAACGTCGAcgcagaagcagcgaaaAGTAGTCCTTTACTCCCAACCCCCTTCTGGACCGCTCACACACCCGTTGGTAAATTCTGCTTCGTTTGCACCGACCATACGAAATTGGATTATATGGCTTGTTAGGAGAGAAGCACATTGGCACATATGAGACAGCGATGTAGAgcctctttgtttcttcacggGGTTTATGATCCTGAAGACTGGCGTCAAACTCGTCACGGGTAACGAGAGGAGGCCCGAGCACTGCAAGCCAGGGAAGCGGTAGGTACAGACGGGGCACGCCGCTCGTAAGAGGTTGATTACCGACGCCAAGAGACGCCATCGGATAGCACGCCTTGCCGCCGCCCTCCAAGATGGAAAAGACACCGCCATCGTCGGTGCTGCTGTCACCACTAACAAGGCAACCATTAAATGAAAGTGAACCTCGACTGGAAGAGACGAGTGACTCAACCCCCAGTGCGCGCGCGACAAATTTAATAGCAGATGCGTCAGTAGGCAAAATGCTCTCTTGGCTTCCGAAGACCTCGCTAGTAGAAGAACAGAACGAGCCGAGAAACAGTACAGGGTCCTTCGGCTCCTGACCGTCGAGAGCCTGGCCGCAGTTCCTGGGGTACACTCTGTATAGAACCGCCGAGCAGTCGATATTGGGTACGTTAACGCTGTTGAGATTTTTGTGATCATTCCCCATCAAGTTGTACACGTCAAAATTGACGGCGCCACCGTTTGTGGGTTCGCAGGGTCTGAGCATGAAGAGCAACGATAAGACCGACGACAACACACCTTCATGGGCGCAATAACTCCATTCAGCTGTGCCTCTTTGCCTTGGGACCTTTCCATCCATCAACGATTCAACAAAGGCCCCGGCGGTGTTGCGCAGCGACACGGGCAGCCGCTCAAGGTTTGAAGCAAAGAAGTTAGGAAGGAAGGGTCGAGGCAACCGCACAAACGCCGAGTCGACGTGAAGATTGCTGGCCTGCTTTGCAGTTAGCGAGTTTTTAGAATTCACCAAACTTCGGTGGTGCTTGTGAAAGGCAGCAAAAAGCTGCCGAGGAAAGATGGAAACTACAAAAAGGGGGAGTCGTGGTGGCAGAAAAGTATCCAAAAGTTGAGGGAAAGGCGAGATGCGAGGCTCGCTACTTCCGACCCGTGTGTCACCGGTGCTCCCACCACCCTCCCATTCTGCAAGGTACCAGAAATCGCGCTTACCCGCGGACACACGAAAGACCTCGTCGATGTCCTCCTGATGGTTACCATCTGGCCCACTGCTCGCAGTTCCACCGGCCCTTGGCGCAGAGCGCAACCCACATATACCCGCACCGACGGGGAGACGACTATCCATCATTTCCTGGGCGGTCGCTTTCTTAGCAACCATTTCGTTGTAAACATTAGTCAACCGCCTCCACCACTCTGCAACCAGGATGctcctttgttgctgttccCGTGCCGTAATTTCAGCGAGCGCTTTGGCGAAGAATTTCAGCACCAGCGACGATATCATTGACCATGTGTGTCCCGGAGCCTCAGACGAGAGCTCCGCCGGCACCCACCACTTCGCTCCCAGTTCAAATAAAACACTCTTTCGCGTTCCGCGGCGATCATCGACACCCTGCATCTCATTACCCATAAGTACCAATATATCACCCACATACCCCTGGTCTCCGTTGACAGTAGCAACTCCCACTGGAATACAAAACACATCACGATAAGCAAGTCCCTCACTCCACTTCCGCAGTTCTTCTGTAAAATCCCCCGTTTGCCGCTTGGAGTTGTCCACTTTGAAGTAGAAGTCGATTTTGGAATGATAAATCTTCTCGGATGACAGTGCATCCTTCTCGGGCCGATCTGAATCGGCTTCCAGATCAACTGCATGCTCTTCGACCACACTCTGTCCCTCGCTTACCACTACCCCCTCGGTACCTGTCACATTTTTGCCACCAGGTATCGAATCGTCCCcttcatcgtcatcatcagaTGACGACGACACCTCCTCGTTATCAACCATCTCCTGCGTGTCCGACAAGAGGTAAACCGCCCGCCGCTCCAACTTTTTCTCCTGGCCTTGAAACTCTACAAATATGTCGAGGGCGAAAACCATCTCATTCTCGCGGTCCTCCAACCGCAAATCCACTGTCACCTCCGTTTGAAAAACACGATCTACTAACCGCGTCATTTTGGAGGTGTCGGCAGCGGTTGGCTTTTCAGGAGTGTATTTACCCGGCCAATACTTCCTTTGGACGACACTAAGAGCCGGCGCCTCACCGGACAGAGCAACACTTGGTGAGTTGTCGTATTTAATCCTAATTTGGGCTTTGCGGCCCTGAACAACCTCCTCCGGAGGAGCGACCACGATGGTGCCGAGagtcctttcctcttccctgcCAACCACTTGCAGAATAGTTTCATCAGTAAATATGGCGTCAACCTCAACacgaaggaagagagaacgGTCCTGTCCACTCATCCCAACTGATTCCAACCCACCAGCATGCGTGCTAGCCTTGGACCCAGAAGAGACTCCTATACATTCTTGGACTAGTGACAAACTCTTGAGAGTTCCCTCGAAAGTTACATTCTGCCGCACCGGTGCCGTAATACTCCAGATCGTACGCATGGGACGCTCCACGTGAGTGCGCAACGGACGACTTTCGCAACTCTGGAATATGTTACCAGCGAACATTGTGGCTTTCCACAGCGCAGCCAAGGTCGGGCCCTCAAACCACGCCTGACCCAAGAAACTTTCGAGGGCACGTTCAATGCCGCCAGGACCTGGTGAGCCACCAAGTAGCCAATCCCTGGCGCCCCCACTTGGGGCGACTGGTCGAGAGAAAATGGTACGACAACGCTCACTGGCAGCACGTAAAATATCATGGAAGTTACTTGACCGCGGCACAGCCGCCTCCACGACCTGGCGCACAAGTCCGTGACCCTGACGCACCAACGAGCACCCAACGTCTTCAGTGGCATCTCCTTCCCGGGCAAACGACGTAACACGAACAGTTGACCGCACGCACCGCAGTTGGTCGTGTGAAAAGAGCTGGGTGCTATTAGCGACCTCCATTTctgagggagagagagagtgaaCACAAACCTCAACCtgggaaaagaggaggttCTTTTGAGCCCACCGCAGCGCCGCATAACCCCCATCCGTTGAGGTGGAGTAACACTGCACAGCATCAAGAATGACAAGCTCCGGTAGCGGTGAGGCACCACATTCGGCTTCGCCATTGGCTGCCCCATTACTTGTGTCCGCATTGATGCTCTCGTGGCTGGTTGCACCCCCGTTGTCATCAGCCGATTTATCGGCCCAGTGCACTACATACACATCTCCGCGCAACACATCGACAACCCTCCCAGCAACCACCTTACGGAACAACCCGCTGCTCTCATGCCGAGACATATCTCCCGCCCATGCGCAGGGAATCGCGGAAGCCGCACCGACCTTCACGGGTTCTCCCAGCGCCCCTCGCTTCTCAGCATCGATAAGATCCTCAAGCCGAAAGCAAATGGGCCGTATAATACGACCAACCCCGAGAAACAACAACGTCTCTTGCAGCGATGCCCATTCCGTTGCCTGCCCATTGGTGGAGAAAATGATGTCCCCATAACCGAGAAGTGGGAACTCTGCGTAGTAGTCTTGACGCAGATATTTATGCGAGGCATCACGTATCATCGAAACCGCCTTATCAATAGCGCACTCGAGCACTGGCGCCGTGCCACGTGGCACATCCACAGCCGACAACTCACAGCTGATGACTCGGCGGTACAGCGGAACTCTAACGTTGAAGACATTTTTAGCAAGCCAACAAATTGAATTAATGGGAACCAGTACCCCATCCCGCTTAACGAGGGGAGTTACCATACGATTTGCCCGTTATGTGAAACCTCAgaataaatgaaaacaacCGCGACGACACAGTGTGACACAcacggaagaaaacaaggtgGGGCGCCCACAATAAAGGGACGTCAGAGagacaaagggaaaaagaggtaaagGGAGCAAGTCTTCCAAAACGTACGACGTTAGACACCGTCACGCACCCCACACGTGGAACCACACAAACATTccaggggaaaataaaatacagaTACTTGAAAAACTGTCTTTCACGGTCAAAAATACTCAGCGATGCTGCTTCAGCGAAGTGAGTGTTGAACACCCAAATGAACCAAAACTGGGAACCTTGCGAAGCCAAAGAAAGCAGCTGATCTGACTGAGCAGGGGACCACATGGATCGAATCGAGGTATGCAATAATTTCCCTCATCTCACCCAAACAGTAGGCAAACCCTCGGCCATGATCAGGTTGGCGGGGCCCAAATCCCTCGCCGACTGAGTGTGGAAAGACGCATACGAAGACATTCTTGCTATAACTGTCACCACCAACCCACATTTAATGCATGCAAAGCCACCGATGCATTACATAACAGCAACCTAACACGACCGCGCACCAAACCCGCCTGTATGGATAAGAGACCTCAGGTCTGCTGTCACGGTATAATCCTCCCTCCATCTCCGGGGTCGCTATGCATGCCACGCAAACGATAAAACCAACAGCAAAAATTGGAACGATACGAAATACGAGTAGTTGCGAAGACGATAACGATGAGTTTCGACAGCGAATCAAATGAAACACAGAGCTAGAGGCATTAATCCCCACCAAAAAAATAGGTGAAATTTTTTGGCGCATGCCCAGCTATGCGgtccacaaaaaaaaaaatctccctcccccctcaaGCGCACTGCCGCCGTTTCCCTGCAACACAGATGATGAGCAGAGGCCAAAACCCCGCATGCTTTTGCTTGTGCGTccgcatacaaacatttACACAACAAGGTCGTTCGTTGAATATTCCACAATGACATAATGCAGGTCCcgtgcatttccctctctCATGCGCCTGAATGCCTCCTCGCTATCCAGAAAGGTCTCCCCTGACAGCGTACAAAAGTACTGTGTCGAGGAGAAGAACGAGGGACATGCTTCAAGATCCTGCCTTGACCGAGGAAACATAGGAGTGGGCGCACTCGTCTCACTTGTGTCAACCACTGGCACCCCCGCACCTGAAGAATCGATTATTACCGGTGCAAGAAGACGGAAGGAAACCACATCGAAAGTTGCGTGTGCCACAAAAGACACAACTCTCCATGATTCGCGTAATGCCTGGAATACTGAAAGACTGGAAGGGAAATAACAACTAACAACGGCGCCGCCACCTTTCATCTGGGGTGAAATCCCAATCCGCACCCCTTTGCATTGCCCACTATCCTTGTTTCCATACGCACCAACCAGCACCTCCCGTAGAGCGTCACAACCCGCCCCGCGGAGAGTTGATACATCTTGACTGATCGTAATCTCTAGCATGAGCGAGCCCTTTTGCTGCACCCCTTCGACCTCGTGGCCCCCCTCGACAGGTCTTTCTCCCTTCGGTTTCCCCCACTTCAGCACATTCCGCAGCCACGGCAACAACTGAGATCCCGTCCGCCGCTCCGAGAGGTAATGCCATCCATCAAACTCAGGGCGACTGAACCGAAGCGCCGCAGCAAACATGGAGAAGAGTGGTGCAGCGCTCAACCACAAAGTACGGACGGCACTTGAGCAAGAACCTCCGCTCGGATAATGAGATGTACACGGTTTGAAATGCTTCCCATGATCAAGACACTCAGTCCTCTGTGTAGAAAAGGTGTCGGGGGTCACAGAGAAGTGATGACGAAGTGCTTCGCTCACGCCACTGAGGCCGTGCGCCGTCCCCGGACACGCAAAAGCCTCCTCCGAAAGAGTGGAAGCAACCTTCCCGTGTACGTCATGCTCAAGAACTTCCACACGGCTACCGTCGACAGTGTAACCTATACAATGACATTCATGGAATGCACGACCCCTTGACGCGTCCACGGCCCGCCTTGCGCTCCAAAACGGGTCGAGGGCCCCGCCATCTACAGCTATTGCTGAATGATAAACGACACAAGGAATGCGTTCCAGTTCATCGAAAGCAGCGAGAACCTCGCGCCGGACAACTGACGCCACATTACCGGCAGTTAGCTCCGTCGCCTCATGGTAGAACACAACAGGAGCGTCCACAAGCTCTACCTCATCGGTACTAACCAGCGGCGATAGGCAGTGCTGCAGCTGTCCCCTCAATTTCCTGGGAAAATTGACTAGAACCAGCTTGGGCTTAAAGTTGGTTTTCGCTCCTGTTGCACCCAGCGTCGTGTTCTCACCCCCGTTCAATAGCCGTCGACCCTCCCCGCCCCACAAAAGCTGTGGTGAgcctctgctgctgctgcgccaTGCGGAATAGATGGTGAAGGCACCCATACACAAAATGCCCATCCCAACAACGAACGACTCCTCTCGGCCAGTCGATGAGCCGCCCTCAGTACTCAATGGGGTTTCATCATCGACAACTGGAGGGGTGGCGACGCCGCTGGCTTTAGTGGTAGATGGAGTGGCAGGGCCCGCGACACCGCTACTGGTCCCAGTAGCGGTAGACGGTGTAACACGAACCCGATCCAGGTCCCTGAGTCCCATAAGCTTGCAACACCTCACTGAATGGTAGGCACAGTCACACACGGGAAGCGCAGAAATAGATCGGGAAAGGGGAGCAGCAGGAGGCaaagaacaaacacaaaaatgaaagaaacagccaaaaagggatgaggaaaggaaatggcGTGAAAACACAAATCCACACAGGCGGTAAACATAATCATCACAACATttgaaatgtaaaaaaaagtattggTAGTTGTACAGTTTCATCCAACTTGCTTTGTATATTGCCGCGCCGTATTCACATAaaaacttttctttccttgcaATAGTTAATCAATGGCTGTTGTGCACTGAATTTGGAACGTGAAAAGAAATTTTACAACCCCTATAAACTacacctccccctccctaGTACAGAACGTCACCATCGCCGTCCTCACTAGCATTGTCCTCCACGTCAAGCTCATCGaaatcatcgtcatcgtcgtcgtaatcgtcatcatcatcctcgTCATCATCCTCGTCATCGTTGTCCCCGCTAGCACTCGATTCACAGTCTTCGCCAACATCTCCAGCCACAACCTGGTcgtcatcgtcgtcatcGTCGTCGTCATCGTCGTCATTGGACGATTCATCATCACTGATTACTCCGTGAAGCGTTGAACCGCTGACTGCCGGCGGAGCATCACCTAACCGCGGTTGCAGACTAAGTGTACGAAGCACCTCCGCCCGAAGCTCAGCCAGCGACACGTTGAACGAACAGGACTTTTCACGATTCATGCCCTTCTGATCTGTACGTCGCTCCTTCCGCGTCGCAAGAGCGTACGAACCTCCAAAATTTGCAATTATATGTGTCTGAATACCATCGGATGAGCCAGCTGTTGCAAGAATAAGCCATGCTCGCTCAACTAGAGCCCTGTAGCCCGAGGAGCTGTCACTGAAGTTTGTCGAGAGAAGTCCAACACCACGGGCAAGCCGAGCCCCCATGTTCTCGAAATGACGAGTGCCGTAGGAAACTTCCCTCAGGGTAGTTCCACTAACGCCCTCAAACGCATTGGCCTTCGATTGCTGTCGCTGGTCGTGGTAATCCCCAGGTTTCATCAATCCTCGCATGTTACAACCGGGTAAGCCCTCAATGGCATCGTCCAACCCTCCCATCATCGTTGCCTCCAGAGTGTAGCTCATGCGTATCCCAAACTGGCGATACATCACTACCCTCCCTGTGTGTCGTTTACTCTTCTGCACCGCGAAAGAGCACTGCGGCAGGGAGAAAGCTGCGGAAAGCTGACTCAGCAAAATGGGTAGCAACTTCTCAGGGGTGACTGAATCTGCAGCCGGAGACGCAGTGGAATTTAGAGACTGCTTGCGATTATTGGACGAAGGGATCGAATAAGCCGACCCCACAGTACCAGGGATTGACGCAGGCAATTTCACAGCGGGCCTCTTCTTAGACGTTGCGACCGAGCGCATGCAACCGTACATCAAGAAATTTTTTGAACGCGAGTGACCATGAAGATCCACAAATAGTGGTACGCGGCGCTGCTCCTTCTCAATAATGTGCCGCGCAATTTGCTTCAACGAATACACTACTGGGTTGGTCGCTGGATTTGGATTCGCGTAGTCACGGTTAAGGTCGGCACCGCCAATTGAGCAGCGGTGATTTCCCAGAACGACACCATCAGGATTCAGCATGGGGATAACCTTCCACACATATCGGTTACGAAGGGCATGAGAATTATCTCGATTAGACAACAGGAAAGACATAAGACCGCGAAGGACCCAACTGGAGTTGCTCTCCCCTGGATGAACACGGGCTGTAACAAGTAGAACAGGACGTTCCTTTATGGGTCTGAACTCCTCTGGATCCATATTGCTCGAACCGAGCTTCCTCTCCCTCGGCGTTTCCGCCACCTCTGTGTGAATAGCACTACTGTCGTCCTCAACGCCAACATTGCCACGGATGTCACTTGCTGTCAGCGTCAAAATGGGCACGGGAAGTCCACCAGGAGTGCAACACAGCTCCTGCACCGCaaacagaagggaaggaCCAAACACCGCGCTTGCTTGAAGCTTCCACCGCTCAACGTCGGACAGTAGGTTCGAGTAGGTGTACGGGTAACAGTTTGCGATAAACACGCATCCCTTCCTCTCAGGAAACTGGATACTGAAACTGAGCGTATAGCAATGTGACGGTTCCTCCTTCCGTTGTGACGAGCGTTTCTTGTTCGttgccttctttttctttggtctATCAGAGCTCTGCTGTTTATTACTATTCTTTGGTCCCTCGCCCTCCTCCACCGACGGTGCAGGGGAGTTGTCGACAGCAGGAGTCGTGGTGGAGCGGGCCGGCCGCTGATAACTGTTCCTGTAGTAAAAGATGTCGTGCCCGCAGTGCTTCCATTGTGGAGCTTGCGATGCCGCCCCCATAGAACCTGATGACTCAAAGAACAACATAAGGGGTTGTTGCCCTTCATTGAAAGTTGAACTGGATTTCTCCATGTTGAGAATGTTAAAATGGTACGTCGCCCCAGGTGCGTAATCCTCCACACTGAAGCAGAACCACTGAACATGACAATTTGTATTAGTATCTGGGCTTAACACAAGATCGTACTCCATGTCATCGACAGCGATCGCGCGCTGCAGGTTACCGCTCTCAAAATTGGACCTAAACTTTAAAACGCCTTTGAAATCCCCGGACGGAAGCGGCGGAGGGAACCTCAGCGAACTCTCTAACCTCTTCGCCTCCCTGTCACACATATTAAATACATCCTGCGGTTGTGACGCCACGGTCAACGGTGGCCTCTCGTAGACAACACAATCAGAAAATCGCGGACACATGCTCAAACGCCCTATTAGTCGTTTCATCACTCGTACTCGCGTCTCCAAAGATGGCTGAAGAAGCAGCTTCGGCTGTTCATCGAGGGAAAGGGAGTAATCGCTGCTCAACACGGGGTGATCCGCTGCCGGACGATCCGATGAGACAAATTCTTGACATAATGGTATGCCTTCGTCAAAAAAATCCCAGGGCAACCCATTTGGGGCGGTAAATGTAGACGGAATATGTGCTGCTCCAGCCATCGCCGAAGCATTTGCAGGCGGGAGCAGAGACATATATCCCCTGGCACACCTGTCAACGCGCAACTctggagaaaagaaactaGGTTCCGCGTCCACCAGAGGGGGCGCGTGCACTTCGGTCGCAACCTTCGCGCCCGGAGGGAGATGAATATGCGACAGGGAATCCTCCTGTTCCCCCCGTGCCTTCCGCTGATGCTGAGGGAGCAAAGGCAGGGTAGGAACAACACGCACTGTGGAAGAGACTTGCTCAACACATTGCAGCACACTTAACTCGCCAGGAAGAGTAACGATGCCAAAAAGTTTGTAAAATGCCAAGAACAGCTTGTGCCAATG
The genomic region above belongs to Trypanosoma brucei brucei TREU927 chromosome 10, whole genome shotgun sequence and contains:
- a CDS encoding zinc carboxypeptidase, putative (low similarity to zinc finger domain and cDNAs from macaque and human Curated by J. Mottram.), which translates into the protein MARVCKREKKEVKCGEGCGRGRSSTGALLEPCKANGTMATSCSRRSPVRGGSKAAMSKHSTKHVAKSNGDVGQQPTLRDPFPPVLWIAPVKMMYSPGQITAAGLDNGRSVAAAVRSVSSRGNSVVSMYLRQMRVACTSFSGKLLSESGNVAASSFGGGFGSLSVTAGLSLYSHIYELHQWFFSGGALHSNGRPRVVKNGWQALCNKKNSSWRILMDVLDSELVLSDENAACSALTLVFNLLRSLPSRRRKRVVRLCARLQLPRLCDSILKVYDPAFTDALKVRWDNPRKDSRNLADDDYCDSESGGQEVQNLVFHTIPLRSLGPVRVYEAVALLMGLCGTVSGKVLSAVRRLRLLSLLLRASRQLFATIQKMLTNMDISGEDSIASHSVTSLPSVNYHQRMAAVGCVKNISDALLHMFVAFYQLSACSSIAESMCLQGVTLSIQVGRMVQSHLVQSPASQRTVHTPLDRCIEALGLWSVELLSRLCCNMKRSKRGLEVARQQRVVDLLIAFSTLHAENGDLMLSALDVLHVVTEMDAGCNEQLHDESGALSSLVSGAVAASEAMKHPATHWHKLFLAFYKLFGIVTLPGELSVLQCVEQVSSTVRVVPTLPLLPQHQRKARGEQEDSLSHIHLPPGAKVATEVHAPPLVDAEPSFFSPELRVDRCARGYMSLLPPANASAMAGAAHIPSTFTAPNGLPWDFFDEGIPLCQEFVSSDRPAADHPVLSSDYSLSLDEQPKLLLQPSLETRVRVMKRLIGRLSMCPRFSDCVVYERPPLTVASQPQDVFNMCDREAKRLESSLRFPPPLPSGDFKGVLKFRSNFESGNLQRAIAVDDMEYDLVLSPDTNTNCHVQWFCFSVEDYAPGATYHFNILNMEKSSSTFNEGQQPLMLFFESSGSMGAASQAPQWKHCGHDIFYYRNSYQRPARSTTTPAVDNSPAPSVEEGEGPKNSNKQQSSDRPKKKKATNKKRSSQRKEEPSHCYTLSFSIQFPERKGCVFIANCYPYTYSNLLSDVERWKLQASAVFGPSLLFAVQELCCTPGGLPVPILTLTASDIRGNVGVEDDSSAIHTEVAETPRERKLGSSNMDPEEFRPIKERPVLLVTARVHPGESNSSWVLRGLMSFLLSNRDNSHALRNRYVWKVIPMLNPDGVVLGNHRCSIGGADLNRDYANPNPATNPVVYSLKQIARHIIEKEQRRVPLFVDLHGHSRSKNFLMYGCMRSVATSKKRPAVKLPASIPGTVGSAYSIPSSNNRKQSLNSTASPAADSVTPEKLLPILLSQLSAAFSLPQCSFAVQKSKRHTGRVVMYRQFGIRMSYTLEATMMGGLDDAIEGLPGCNMRGLMKPGDYHDQRQQSKANAFEGVSGTTLREVSYGTRHFENMGARLARGVGLLSTNFSDSSSGYRALVERAWLILATAGSSDGIQTHIIANFGGSYALATRKERRTDQKGMNREKSCSFNVSLAELRAEVLRTLSLQPRLGDAPPAVSGSTLHGVISDDESSNDDDDDDDDDDDDQVVAGDVGEDCESSASGDNDDEDDDEDDDDDYDDDDDDFDELDVEDNASEDGDGDVLY